The Paralichthys olivaceus isolate ysfri-2021 chromosome 9, ASM2471397v2, whole genome shotgun sequence genome contains a region encoding:
- the higd2a gene encoding HIG1 domain family member 2A, mitochondrial translates to MAAATTPAAPEHTVQAPLSGLDDGPPHIEGFNPSHLTRDETFREKLERKTKENPFVPIGCLATAGALIFGLRSFQQGNTRHSQLLMRGRIAAQGFTVFAIIVGVLSTALRTKQ, encoded by the exons ATGGCGGCAGCTACGACACCAGCGGCTCCGGAACACACAGTTCAAGCTCCTCTGTCCGGGCTCGATGATGGACCCCCGCACATTGAGGGATTCAACCCGTCCCACCTGACCCGAGACGAGACGTTCAGAGAGAAGCTCGAGAGGAAAACCAAAGAGAACCCGTTCGTCCCCATAG GTTGTTTGGCCACAGCGGGAGCTCTGATATTTGGTCTCCGTTCCTTCCAACAAGGGAATACCAGGCATTCCCAGCTGCTGATGAGGGGCCGCATCGCTGCTCAGGGATTCACTGTCTTTGCCATTATTGTTGGCGTCTTATCCACGGCTCTGAGAACCAAGCAGTGA
- the cltb gene encoding clathrin light chain B isoform X2 — MADNGAHPAAEEDPAAAFLAQQESEIAGIENDGDGFGALEGANGHQQQQQPAQPEPQPASYDGFDDESATVNGDMFQESNGPTDSYAAIAQVDIQRQEPESLRKWREEQKTRLEVLDSASKAAEAEWREKAKKELEDWHVHQNEQMEKNKANNRIADKAFYKQPNSDVIGFVASEEAFLAETDGDSPGSEWERVARLCDFNPKTNKQAKDVSRMRSVLISLKQTPLVR, encoded by the exons ATGGCTGACAACGGAGCGCACCCGGCTGCTGAGGAGGACCCGGCCGCGGCTTTCCTGGCCCAACAGGAGAGCGAGATCGCGGGGATAGAGAACGACGGAGACGGGTTCGGGGCTCTGGAAGGAGCCAACggccaccagcagcagcagcagccggcgCAGCCCGAGCCCCAGCCGGCCAGCTATG ACGGTTTCGATGACGAGTCTGCCACAGTGAATGGAGACATGTTTCAG GAGTCTAATGGCCCGACAGACAGCTATGCAGCCATTGCCCAGGTGGACATTCAGAGACAAGAGCCCGAGAGTTTACGCAAATggagggaggagcagaagaCACGCCTTGAAGTGTTAG ACTCCGCATCCaaggcagcagaggcagagtggagagagaaagcCAAAAAGGAGCTGGAGGACTGGCATGTGCACCAGAACGAGCAGATGGAGAAGAACAAGGCCAACAACAG GATTGCTGACAAGGCTTTCTACAAACAGCCCAACTCTGATGTTATAGGCTTTGT AGCATCGGAGGAGGCTTTCCTGGCCGAGACTGACGGCGACAGCCCCGGATCGGAATGGGAGAGAGTAGCCCGTCTCTGTGACTTCAACCccaaaaccaacaaacaggcGAAGGATGTTTCTCGAATGCGTTCGGTCCTCATCTCTCTCAAACAGACGCCTCTAGTTCGCTAA
- the cltb gene encoding clathrin light chain B isoform X4: MADNGAHPAAEEDPAAAFLAQQESEIAGIENDGDGFGALEGANGHQQQQQPAQPEPQPASYDGFDDESATVNGDMFQESNGPTDSYAAIAQVDIQRQEPESLRKWREEQKTRLEVLDSASKAAEAEWREKAKKELEDWHVHQNEQMEKNKANNRASEEAFLAETDGDSPGSEWERVARLCDFNPKTNKQAKDVSRMRSVLISLKQTPLVR; the protein is encoded by the exons ATGGCTGACAACGGAGCGCACCCGGCTGCTGAGGAGGACCCGGCCGCGGCTTTCCTGGCCCAACAGGAGAGCGAGATCGCGGGGATAGAGAACGACGGAGACGGGTTCGGGGCTCTGGAAGGAGCCAACggccaccagcagcagcagcagccggcgCAGCCCGAGCCCCAGCCGGCCAGCTATG ACGGTTTCGATGACGAGTCTGCCACAGTGAATGGAGACATGTTTCAG GAGTCTAATGGCCCGACAGACAGCTATGCAGCCATTGCCCAGGTGGACATTCAGAGACAAGAGCCCGAGAGTTTACGCAAATggagggaggagcagaagaCACGCCTTGAAGTGTTAG ACTCCGCATCCaaggcagcagaggcagagtggagagagaaagcCAAAAAGGAGCTGGAGGACTGGCATGTGCACCAGAACGAGCAGATGGAGAAGAACAAGGCCAACAACAG AGCATCGGAGGAGGCTTTCCTGGCCGAGACTGACGGCGACAGCCCCGGATCGGAATGGGAGAGAGTAGCCCGTCTCTGTGACTTCAACCccaaaaccaacaaacaggcGAAGGATGTTTCTCGAATGCGTTCGGTCCTCATCTCTCTCAAACAGACGCCTCTAGTTCGCTAA
- the cltb gene encoding clathrin light chain B isoform X3 produces the protein MADNGAHPAAEEDPAAAFLAQQESEIAGIENDGDGFGALEGANGHQQQQQPAQPEPQPASYDGFDDESATVNGDMFQESNGPTDSYAAIAQVDIQRQEPESLRKWREEQKTRLEVLDSASKAAEAEWREKAKKELEDWHVHQNEQMEKNKANNRLCPSLARASEEAFLAETDGDSPGSEWERVARLCDFNPKTNKQAKDVSRMRSVLISLKQTPLVR, from the exons ATGGCTGACAACGGAGCGCACCCGGCTGCTGAGGAGGACCCGGCCGCGGCTTTCCTGGCCCAACAGGAGAGCGAGATCGCGGGGATAGAGAACGACGGAGACGGGTTCGGGGCTCTGGAAGGAGCCAACggccaccagcagcagcagcagccggcgCAGCCCGAGCCCCAGCCGGCCAGCTATG ACGGTTTCGATGACGAGTCTGCCACAGTGAATGGAGACATGTTTCAG GAGTCTAATGGCCCGACAGACAGCTATGCAGCCATTGCCCAGGTGGACATTCAGAGACAAGAGCCCGAGAGTTTACGCAAATggagggaggagcagaagaCACGCCTTGAAGTGTTAG ACTCCGCATCCaaggcagcagaggcagagtggagagagaaagcCAAAAAGGAGCTGGAGGACTGGCATGTGCACCAGAACGAGCAGATGGAGAAGAACAAGGCCAACAACAG ACTCTGTCCAAGTCTGGCACG AGCATCGGAGGAGGCTTTCCTGGCCGAGACTGACGGCGACAGCCCCGGATCGGAATGGGAGAGAGTAGCCCGTCTCTGTGACTTCAACCccaaaaccaacaaacaggcGAAGGATGTTTCTCGAATGCGTTCGGTCCTCATCTCTCTCAAACAGACGCCTCTAGTTCGCTAA
- the cltb gene encoding clathrin light chain B isoform X1, whose protein sequence is MADNGAHPAAEEDPAAAFLAQQESEIAGIENDGDGFGALEGANGHQQQQQPAQPEPQPASYDGFDDESATVNGDMFQESNGPTDSYAAIAQVDIQRQEPESLRKWREEQKTRLEVLDSASKAAEAEWREKAKKELEDWHVHQNEQMEKNKANNRLCPSLARIADKAFYKQPNSDVIGFVASEEAFLAETDGDSPGSEWERVARLCDFNPKTNKQAKDVSRMRSVLISLKQTPLVR, encoded by the exons ATGGCTGACAACGGAGCGCACCCGGCTGCTGAGGAGGACCCGGCCGCGGCTTTCCTGGCCCAACAGGAGAGCGAGATCGCGGGGATAGAGAACGACGGAGACGGGTTCGGGGCTCTGGAAGGAGCCAACggccaccagcagcagcagcagccggcgCAGCCCGAGCCCCAGCCGGCCAGCTATG ACGGTTTCGATGACGAGTCTGCCACAGTGAATGGAGACATGTTTCAG GAGTCTAATGGCCCGACAGACAGCTATGCAGCCATTGCCCAGGTGGACATTCAGAGACAAGAGCCCGAGAGTTTACGCAAATggagggaggagcagaagaCACGCCTTGAAGTGTTAG ACTCCGCATCCaaggcagcagaggcagagtggagagagaaagcCAAAAAGGAGCTGGAGGACTGGCATGTGCACCAGAACGAGCAGATGGAGAAGAACAAGGCCAACAACAG ACTCTGTCCAAGTCTGGCACG GATTGCTGACAAGGCTTTCTACAAACAGCCCAACTCTGATGTTATAGGCTTTGT AGCATCGGAGGAGGCTTTCCTGGCCGAGACTGACGGCGACAGCCCCGGATCGGAATGGGAGAGAGTAGCCCGTCTCTGTGACTTCAACCccaaaaccaacaaacaggcGAAGGATGTTTCTCGAATGCGTTCGGTCCTCATCTCTCTCAAACAGACGCCTCTAGTTCGCTAA